From the genome of uncultured Methanobacterium sp.:
AAAAGCCTATTGATCGTATGGAACTTCTGAAAAAGTATGGTATTAAAGATGTTCAGGATGATGATGTGGAAAACCTGCTACAATCATATAAGGGTGGTATCATCGATGATGATGATGTGGAAAGGGTGGAATTGGTCCTGATGAATCTCATTAAAAAATCAGTACTGGGAATTCCCAAAATCAAAGGAACTGAAGTCATGGTTTTCCTTGATAATTACAAGGAACTAACTGGGACCATTAACATAATCACAGAATACGAAAATCAAGGGTTTTTAAACCGGTTTATGGGGCAGAGTAGAACTGCCACCAACCTTAGAAGGCAGATCATTAACATAGCCGAAATTGCCATTAAAAAGAGCTTCCGACAGTACCCGGAAGTTGTGGAAAAATTCGAGATTAATGTAGAATTTAGTTAAAGATTAATATTGAGAATAATGTAGAGTTTTTAAGATGAAAAAAATTTAAAGTGGAATATATTTCTTAGGAGGAATTTGATGACAAGAGTGATAACAGTTGCATCAGGGAAGGGCGGAGTTGGAAAAACAACTATCACTGCAAATTTAGGAGTGGCCCTGGCTACTTATGGAGAAGAGGTCATAGTTCTGGATGCAGATGTGGCCATGGCTAACCTTGAACTGATTCTGGGTATGGAAGGAAAATCAGTGACTCTGCACGATGTTCTTTCTGGAGATGCTGATATTGAAGATGCTATTTACGAGGGCCCTGGAGGCGTTAAAGTGGTGCCTGCAGGAATATCATTGGAAGGTCTTCGCAAGATCAAAATGGATCGCCTGGAAAGCGCCCTGGAAATACTCATTGAAAGTGCAGATATGTTGTTAATTGATGCCCCTGCTGGGCTGGAAAAGGATGCACTGGCTGCCATAGCTGCGGCCCAGGAAATGATACTTGTCACCACTCCGGAAGTGCCATCCATCAGTGATGCCCTCAAAACTAAAATCATAGCCAACCGATTGGGTGTGGATATTTTAGGGGTAGTTATCAACCGAGAACAGCACGATAAAACATTCCTCACCATCAGTGAGATTGAAACCATCCTGGAAGTGCCAGTAATAGCTGTGATCCCTGAAGACAATGAAGTCAGTCGAGCAGCAGCATTCGGTGAACCATTAGTGGTTAAAAATCCTAAATCTCCCA
Proteins encoded in this window:
- the minD gene encoding cell division ATPase MinD; protein product: MTRVITVASGKGGVGKTTITANLGVALATYGEEVIVLDADVAMANLELILGMEGKSVTLHDVLSGDADIEDAIYEGPGGVKVVPAGISLEGLRKIKMDRLESALEILIESADMLLIDAPAGLEKDALAAIAAAQEMILVTTPEVPSISDALKTKIIANRLGVDILGVVINREQHDKTFLTISEIETILEVPVIAVIPEDNEVSRAAAFGEPLVVKNPKSPTSNAIMQLGADLIGEEYQPIEPDKKGVISKLVEGLLGRR